GCATGGATGCCGTGAGAGCGGCCAATCATGATGGTCTCTTTATGTTCGACGGCCCGCTTCTTTAGAACAGCTTTGAGCTCTTTTGCATCCTCTATCAAGATTTCGATGGCTTCCTTCATTAGAAGGGAGAGTCCGGTATCGACCACGTCCGATGAGGTCATACCGAAGTGAATATACTTGGCGCTCTCGCCGACGAACTCTTTTACCGACGTCAAGAAGGCGATGACGTCGTGATGGACCTCGGCCTCGATCTCCTCTATCCTAGCCACCTCAAAGGCGGCCTTATTCTTTATCTCGCCCACCGCCTCTTTGGGAATGACGCCGAGCTCAGCCTGGGCCTGGCAGGCGAGTATCTCTATTTCGAGCCACTTTTTGAACTTATTTTCCAGGCTCCAAATGGCGGCCATCTTGGGGCGCGTATATCTATCTATCAAATGATTTCTCCTTTGATCGAGAAGACTTGGGCCTTACTTAGAGAGGGCAGACTTAAAATCGGCTACCGCCTTGGCGATGGCCGGATCGCTTAGGGCAAGCATTTGAGCGGCTAAAATCCCCGCGTTCTTGGCTCCGCTAACGGCCACGGTTGCCACCGGAACCCCGCTTGGCATCTGGACCATCGAAAGGAGCGAGTCCATCCCGCCAAAATCCTTGGAATAGATGGGCACCCCGATGACCGGAAGGCTGGTGTGAGCGGCAACGACACCGGCCAGATGAGCGGCCTTGCCAGCCCCGCAGATCAAAACCTTTATCCCCCGCTCCTTTGCGCTCAAAGCATATTCGCTGACGCGGGCCGGATTTCTGTGAGCCGACATGACATTAACTTCGAAGGGGACGCCAAGCTCGCTCAAAGCCTCTTCAGCTCCCTTCATCACCTCGGCATCTGACGAACTTCCCATCAAAATCCCAACCAAAGCTTGCTCCAATTCTCCTCCTAATAATTTACTCTTTGTAATTTACGGCCCGAAGGGCAATATCCTTGCGATAGAATATGCCCTCAAAACTGATCTCCTTTATCGCCTCATAGGCGAGCCTTCTGGCATCCGCAAAATCGCTGCCCAGCGCCGTCACGTTCATGACCCGCCCGCCGTTGGTAACGAGCCGGCCGCTCTCTAGGGCGGTTCCGCCGTGAAAGAGAAGGGCGCCGTTCTTTAAACTCATCTCGCTCGCCCCTTCGATGAGGAGACCCTTTTCGTAGTCGCCCGGATAGCCCTTGGAGGCCAGAACGACAGAGACGCAAGGCTCGCTTTTCCAGTCGATCTTCTTGATGTCTTTCAGCCTGCCCTCGGCCACGGCCAGCATTATCTCGAAGAGATCGCTCTTCATCCGGGGCAGGATGGCTTGAGTTTCGGGGTCGCCGAAGCGGCAGTTGAACTCGAGCACTTTGGGACCGTCTTTAGTTAAAATGATGCCGCCATAGAGGACGCCGCTATACTCGATCCCCTGCTTGGCAAGCTCGGCAACGACCGGTTTGATGATCTCTTTGACTATCTTTTTGGCCGTCTCTTCGCCGACGGAAGGGACGGGAGAATATGAACCCATGCCGCCGGTATTTGGCCCCATGTCGCCGTCATAGACGCGCTTGTAATCCTGGGCGCAGACCATCGGGATGACGGTCTCGCCCTGGACGAAGGAGAGGAGGGAGAGCTCCTCGCCCTCCAAGAAATCCTCTATCAAGACTTGCTCTCCGGCCAAGCCGAATTTCTTATCTATCAAACAGGTCTTAAGGGCCCAGAGGGCCTCCTGCATGTCTTTGGTTATGATGACCCCTTTGCCGGCGGCCAGACCGTCGGCCTTGATGACCAAGGGGAAATCGGACTCATTGACGCAGGCGGCGGCCTCATCGTAGTCGGTAAAGATCTTGGAAGCGGCCGTGGGAACATTGCAGGCTTCCATAATCCGCTTGGCAAAGATCTTGCTCCCTTCCATTTGAGCGGCCGCTTGGCTCGGGCCAAAAACTTTCATGCCCCGCTCGGCAAGAAGATCGGAAAGGCCTAAAACTAGCGGGCCTTCCGGACCGATCACGGTCAGGTCTATGACATTATCTTTGGCAAAATCGGCGATGGCTCGGGTATCTTCGGAAGGGATGTAAATATTTTCGGCAATTTGAGCGGTGCCTCCGTTCCCGGGGGTGCAGAAGATCTCATCGACCAAAGGGCTCTCTTTAAGCTTCCAGACGATGGCGTGCTCGCGGCCGCCGCTACCGACCACCAAAACCTTCATCAAATCCTCCAAAAGATCGAGACCGGACGGGTATCCAAAGGGGAGCTGGTAGTCACTCCCAAGTAAAATTCTACCATTAATCCTTAAAGATTATCTGTTTTCTCTTGGGACCGACCGAGATCATATTTATTCTGACTTTACCGAGCTCCTCTATCATTTCCAGGTAATCTGTCGCCGCTTTGGGAAGATCAGAATAGCTCTCTATCTCGCAGAGGCTCTCCTTCCAGCCCGCCGCTTCCTCATACATCGGCTTTGCCTTATGAACGATGGTCTGGTGAGGCGGAAAACTATCGAAACGCTCCCCTTCGTATTCATAGCCGACGCAAATCTTGATCCGGTCGAACTGGGAGAGAACGTCCAGTTTGGTCAGGGCGATTTCGGTCAGGCCGTTGACCATATTGGCATAACGCAAGATGACCGCATCAAACCAGCCGCATCTTCTGGGCCGCCCGGTCGTGGTGCCGTATTCGCCGCCCTTCTCGCGGATGAGATCGCCGATCTCATCGGCCAGCTCGGTTGGAAACGGCCCCGAGCCGACCCGGGTCACATAGGCCTTAACCACTCCGACCACCTTGTCTATCCGCCCTGGCCCGATGCCCGCTCCGATGCAGGCCCCGCCGCTAACCGGCGAGGAGGAGGTAACGAAGGGATAGGTACCATGATCGATATCGAGCAGGGTCCCTTGGGCCCCCTCCAGAAAGACGTTTTTGCCCTCATCGAGGTAGCGGTTGATGGTCAGAGCCGTATCGTCTATGTGCCCTTTAAGACGCTCGGCGTAAGCGGAATAATCGCCTATTATCCCTTTGGGCTCGAAGGGCTCCAGGCCGTATATCTTGGTCAAGAGCTCGTTCTTCTCGTCCAAGGCGACTTTGAGCTTTTCGGCAAATATCTTCATATCCAGCATATCTTGAACCCGAAGGCCAAGGCGGCTCATCTTGTCGCCATAGGCCGGACCGATCCCCTTTCTGGTCGTTCCGATGTTAGCCTTGCCCAGTTTGAGCTCGCGGGCTCCATCCATGACCAGATGATAGGGCATGACCAGGTGGGCATTGCAACTGACCAGAAGTTTTGAGGTATCGACCCCTTTAGCTTCGAGACCGTCCAGCTCCCCGATCAATACCTTGGGGTTGACCACCACCCCATTTCCGATGATACAGGTGATGTGGGGGTAGAGTATCCCCGAGGGGATGAGGTGAAAGCGAAACTCGTTATCGCCGTCGATGACGGTATGGCCGGCGTTGTCGCCGCCCTGGTATCTGACGACCACATCCATCTGATCGGCCAGAAGATCGGTTATCTTGCCCTTGCCTTCATCGCCCCATTGGGCTCCTATCAAAACGGTTGCCGGCACTAAAAAACCTCCATTTTTTTAAATGAAACTATTTGATCGAGGCGGCGATGGCTCTGGCCGCCGCGACTCCCGAGACCGAGGCCTGAACCAAACCCCTGGTGATGCCGGCCCCATCCCCGATGGCATAGAGATTCTTGACCTCCGTCTCGAAGGTGGGCCTAAGCTGCAGGCGGGAGGAGTAGAACTTGACCTCGACGCCATAGAGCAAGGTATCCTTGGAATTTATGCCGGGAGCAACCTTGTCCAAGGCCTCGATCATCTCCAAAATATCACATATATATCTATAAGGCAGAACGAAGCTTAAGTCGCCCGGGGTCGCCTTGAGCGTCGGGGTGACCAGGCTCTGGGAGATCCTGGCCCCGGTCGAGCGCCTTCCCCGCTTGAGATCGCCCAGGCGCTGGATGATAATCCCGCCGCCGAGGAGATTCGCCAGGCGAGCGATATGCTTGCCGTAGGCAATCGGCTCTCGGAATGGATCGGTAAAGGCCGTGCTAACAAGCAAGGCAAAGTTGGTGTTGTCCGTCTTTCTATCGGCATAGCTCTGGCCGTTGACCGTCACCACGTCGCCATAGCTCTCTTTGGCCACCTCGCCGTTTGGACAGACGCAAAAAGTCCTCACCTTATCATCGAACGATCTCGAGTAGTAGACCAGCTTGGGCTCGTAGAGATATTTGGTAATCGGCTCCATCACCGAAGCAGCCGTCTCGATCCTGAG
The nucleotide sequence above comes from Actinomycetota bacterium. Encoded proteins:
- a CDS encoding FAD-dependent oxidoreductase; the encoded protein is MKEYDVVIVGAGPAGIFAALELAKKDNIKVLVLEKGQDIEARSARLEDKAEGYYEAVTSGWGGAGAFSDGKLTLSSEFGGWLGEYMSRDSLDKLIEYVDSVYLNYGAAEKEHGTDQAEIERLHHEAELAGLILIPAKIRHMGTEKARDIMKAMKETLDQKIETRTGADVQEIVVENGLLKGVRLASGEMIWAKAVVVAPGRVGSDWLSSEARRLNLRLNMNAVDIGLRIETAASVMEPITKYLYEPKLVYYSRSFDDKVRTFCVCPNGEVAKESYGDVVTVNGQSYADRKTDNTNFALLVSTAFTDPFREPIAYGKHIARLANLLGGGIIIQRLGDLKRGRRSTGARISQSLVTPTLKATPGDLSFVLPYRYICDILEMIEALDKVAPGINSKDTLLYGVEVKFYSSRLQLRPTFETEVKNLYAIGDGAGITRGLVQASVSGVAAARAIAASIK
- the purD gene encoding phosphoribosylamine--glycine ligase, whose product is MKVLVVGSGGREHAIVWKLKESPLVDEIFCTPGNGGTAQIAENIYIPSEDTRAIADFAKDNVIDLTVIGPEGPLVLGLSDLLAERGMKVFGPSQAAAQMEGSKIFAKRIMEACNVPTAASKIFTDYDEAAACVNESDFPLVIKADGLAAGKGVIITKDMQEALWALKTCLIDKKFGLAGEQVLIEDFLEGEELSLLSFVQGETVIPMVCAQDYKRVYDGDMGPNTGGMGSYSPVPSVGEETAKKIVKEIIKPVVAELAKQGIEYSGVLYGGIILTKDGPKVLEFNCRFGDPETQAILPRMKSDLFEIMLAVAEGRLKDIKKIDWKSEPCVSVVLASKGYPGDYEKGLLIEGASEMSLKNGALLFHGGTALESGRLVTNGGRVMNVTALGSDFADARRLAYEAIKEISFEGIFYRKDIALRAVNYKE
- the purE gene encoding 5-(carboxyamino)imidazole ribonucleotide mutase — translated: MGSSSDAEVMKGAEEALSELGVPFEVNVMSAHRNPARVSEYALSAKERGIKVLICGAGKAAHLAGVVAAHTSLPVIGVPIYSKDFGGMDSLLSMVQMPSGVPVATVAVSGAKNAGILAAQMLALSDPAIAKAVADFKSALSK
- a CDS encoding adenylosuccinate synthase yields the protein MPATVLIGAQWGDEGKGKITDLLADQMDVVVRYQGGDNAGHTVIDGDNEFRFHLIPSGILYPHITCIIGNGVVVNPKVLIGELDGLEAKGVDTSKLLVSCNAHLVMPYHLVMDGARELKLGKANIGTTRKGIGPAYGDKMSRLGLRVQDMLDMKIFAEKLKVALDEKNELLTKIYGLEPFEPKGIIGDYSAYAERLKGHIDDTALTINRYLDEGKNVFLEGAQGTLLDIDHGTYPFVTSSSPVSGGACIGAGIGPGRIDKVVGVVKAYVTRVGSGPFPTELADEIGDLIREKGGEYGTTTGRPRRCGWFDAVILRYANMVNGLTEIALTKLDVLSQFDRIKICVGYEYEGERFDSFPPHQTIVHKAKPMYEEAAGWKESLCEIESYSDLPKAATDYLEMIEELGKVRINMISVGPKRKQIIFKD